The following proteins are co-located in the Silene latifolia isolate original U9 population chromosome 1, ASM4854445v1, whole genome shotgun sequence genome:
- the LOC141605534 gene encoding protein SMAX1-LIKE 8-like — MPTPVNAAKQCLNPEASHALDEAVSVARRRGHPQTTSLHAVSSFLSLSPSQLKQACIKARNAAFYNPKVQLKALEFCLSVSLDRLPISQPRVDEPHVSNSLMAAIKRSQANQRRNPECIMTVKSNQGMQMGHCQDQHFGTISSSSGVKVDLQHLIVSILDDPIVSRVFNDAGFSSFDVKLAVLRPFQGLYKYPDPYLSRVRFPFSGSWDEEGEYRRVVELLRRKKGRNPLLVGVCANEVLKGFVEVLEKRKGVVLPVDICGIDVVSIEEELGKFATAKLSYDGVERRFKEVSLMVEQCLGPGLMVNVGNVRCFLGKEEEGCKLDVVKCVLRKLTQLLESHGEKVWLIGSAANDQTYIEFMSRFPLIDKDWDLQPLPITYIKSSIGESCFKSTLMRSFVPFGGFFSTTPELKSPFISSPQCDIRRNMFDGKLLPDAPALSKRVGDSVSDLGADIILDHLKAGYSCTVKDMPSNSFDVFQNQKQNLPNFCGKKAEFGAFNLCASMDAHQQSISQLNKQACLGPLTNGNFIAKLSGGPSKSQHLCSDGSCSPSSLCVSDVDDGQTPPSSGVSVDLGLDLFSQVSKQENSCHLSNKGSNHLNFKTIFKDLLGRVGRQSEALRIVSQKVAESWLSNGSHQRSDLRRDIWLNFIGPDIVGKRRTALALAEILFGNEKYFSHVNLGSEDVVVHHKKVFGYHITNCFDAKSRGKTVVDHIAEELRKTPFSVVFLENAHFADPVAQHSLLQAIKNGKFLDSYGREVSLTNRVFVLTSRLVEDSSTSSFLEARMEKTRGGPLKIMVKGTGDHKTYQNSSILGPEKIIPNQFFLCKRKLNNTAETIWPHKGPSLSMPMDLNLPAQILEDDYIEDNDNASKCKNGLSWLDEISDEEINKTLVQVGFDPFDYDALAANILKWIHSSFCEVTNSKCFLEIEPRAFNQILAAACLSMADQEVKDWIERVLSIGFAEVVKMYQLTSQSIVMLATCDGEALQMVDQVAGVFLPFKVNVT; from the exons ATGCCAACACCAGTGAATGCAGCAAAGCAATGCTTGAATCCTGAAGCATCTCACGCGCTTGATGAAGCAGTGTCTGTGGCGCGACGTCGAGGTCATCCTCAAACCACCTCGCTTCATGCTGTTTCATCATTCCTTTCTTTGTCCCCTTCACAGCTTAAACAAGCATGTATCAAGGCTCGAAACGCAGCGTTTTACAACCCCAAAGTTCAGCTTAAAGCTTTGGAGTTTTGCCTCTCTGTGTCATTAGACAGGTTGCCAATTTCACAACCTCGTGTGGATGAGCCCCACGTGTCTAATTCTTTGATGGCGGCGATCAAACGGTCGCAAGCTAATCAAAGGAGGAACCCTGAGTGCATCATGACTGTTAAAAGTAATCAAGGTATGCAAATGGGTCATTGCCAAGATCAACACTTTGGTACTATTTCATCATCGTCTGGTGTTAAAGTGGATTTGCAGCATTTAATTGTGTCAATTCTTGATGACCCAATTGTTAGTAGAGTGTTTAATGATGCAGGGTTTAGTAGTTTTGATGTTAAATTGGCTGTATTAAGGCCATTCCAGGGTTTGTATAAGTACCCGGATCCGTATCTTAGCCGGGTTCGGTTTCCTTTTTCTGGGTCGTGGGATGAGGAGGGAGAGTATAGGAGGGTTGTGGAGTTGTTAAGGAGGAAGAAGGGGAGGAATCCGTTGCTTGTCGGTGTTTGTGCAAATGAGGTGCTCAAGGGTTTTGTGGAGGTTTTAGAAAAGAGAAAAGGTGTTGTTTTGCCTGTTGATATATGTGGGATAGATGTGGTATCTATTGAGGAAGAATTGGGAAAGTTTGCGACTGCGAAACTGAGTTATGATGGAGTAGAAAGGAGGTTTAAGGAGGTGAGTTTGATGGTTGAGCAATGCTTAGGACCTGGGTTGATGGTGAATGTTGGGAATGTGAGGTGTTTTCTGGGTAAGGAGGAGGAAGGGTGTAAGTTGGATGTGGTGAAATGTGTTCTTAGGAAGTTAACTCAATTGTTGGAGAGTCATGGTGAAAAAGTTTGGCTTATTGGTTCAGCTGCCAACGATCAGACATATATTGAGTTCATGAGCAGATTTCCATTGATTGATAAGGACTGGGATTTACAGCCTTTGCCAATTACCTATATCAAGTCTTCAATAGGAGAATCTTGCTTCAAGTCCAC CTTGATGAGGTCTTTTGTTCCGTTTGGTGGGTTCTTTTCAACTACTCCTGAGCTTAAGAGTCCATTCATAAGCTCACCTCAATGTGATATCCGACGTAACATGTTTGATGGAAAGCTTCTGCCAGATGCACCGGCTCTTTCAAAGAGAGTAGGGGACTCAGTTTCGGATCTTGGAGCTGATATCATATTGGATCATCTGAAG GCTGGATACAGTTGTACAGTGAAAGATATGCCGAGTAATTCCTTCGATGTTTTCCAGAATCAAAAACAGAATCTTCCTAATTTCTGTGGTAAGAAAGCCGAGTTTGGAGCGTTCAACCTGTGTGCATCCATGGATGCACATCAACAGTCGATATCTCAGTTGAACAAACAAGCCTGTTTAGGACCACTGACTAATGGCAACTTTATTGCCAAGTTATCCGGAGGTCCCTCAAAAAGTCAACATCTTTGCTCAGATGGGTCTTGCTCCCCTTCCAGTTTGTGCGTTTCAGATGTGGATGATGGTCAAACACCTCCCTCATCTGGAGTTTCTGTAGATCTGGGGCtggatttattttctcaagttagtAAGCAAGAAAATAGTTGTCATTTGTCTAATAAGGGCTCAAACCATCTGAATTTCAAGACGATCTTCAAGGATCTTTTAGGAAGAGTTGGTAGGCAAAGTGAAGCTCTGAGAATCGTCAGCCAAAAAGTGGCAGAGTCTTGGCTAAGTAATGGAAGTCACCAAAGATCAGATTTAAGACGAGATATTTGGCTAAATTTCATCGGACCCGACATAGTTGGTAAGAGGAGAACTGCTCTAGCCCTGGCTGAAATTTTGTTTGGAAATGAGAAGTACTTCAGTCATGTGAATTTGGGCTCTGAAGATGTGGTAGTTCATCACAAAAAGGTCTTTGGCTACCACATAACAAATTGTTTTGATGCGAAATCTCGAGGAAAAACTGTTGTCGATCACATTGCTGAGGAGTTGCGAAAAACACCATTCTCGGTTGTTTTCCTTGAAAATGCCCATTTTGCGGACCCAGTAGCTCAACACAGTTTGTTGCAGGCCATAAAAAATGGCAAATTTTTAGACTCATATGGAAGGGAAGTTTCACTTACCAACAGAGTTTTTGTGTTAACCTCAAGGCTAGTAGAGGATAGTTCAACATCTTCTTTTCTTGAGGCAAGAATGGAAAAGACAAGAGGCGGGCCGCTGAAAATCATGGTCAAAGGTACCGGAGACCATAAAACCTATCAAAATTCGTCCATACTTGGGCCAGAAAAGATCATCCCTAATCAATTTTTCTTGTGTAAGAGGAAGCTCAATAATACTGCTGAAACTATTTGGCCACACAAGGGGCCAAGCCTAAGCATGCCTATGGATTTGAACCTGCCCGCCCAAATTCTTGAAGATGATTATATTGAAGATAATGATAATGCCTCTAAATGCAAAAATGGGTTATCGTGGTTAGATGAGATCTCAGATGAGGAGATAAATAAGACTTTGGTCCAGGTGGGTTTTGACCCATTTGATTATGACGCATTGGCTGCAAACATACTAAAATGGATCCATTCCAGTTTCTGCGAAGTGACCAACTCCAAGTGCTTTTTAGAAATCGAACCAAGAGCCTTCAACCAGATATTGGCAGCCGCTTGCTTATCCATGGCCGATCAAGAGGTCAAAGATTGGATTGAGCGGGTTCTTAGCATAGGGTTTGCCGAAGTTGTAAAGATGTATCAGTTAACCTCTCAGTCCATTGTAATGCTCGCGACCTGTGATGGTGAAGCACTGCAAATGGTGGATCAGGTTGCAGGAGTCTTCCTGCCTTTTAAAGTCAATGTGACTTGA
- the LOC141605547 gene encoding SKP1-like protein 1B yields the protein MAETTTSKKIMLKSSDGEDFEVDEVVALESQTIKHMIEDDCADNAIPLPNVTAKILSKVIEYCKKHVDNAKNADTTTAAATTTTTTTTTVGDDELKKWDEDFVKVDQNTLFDLILAANYLNIKKLLDLTCQTVADMIKGKTPEEIRKTFNIKNDFTPEEEEEIRRENQWAFE from the exons ATGGCGGAAACAACAACATCAAAGAAGATCATGTTAAAATCATCAGACGGGGAGGATTTCGAAGTGGACGAGGTTGTGGCGTTGGAATCTCAAACAATAAAACATATGATTGAAGATGATTGTGCAGACAATGCTATTCCTCTTCCTAATGTTACTGCTAAAATCTTGTCTAAGGTTATCGAGTATTGTAAGAAACATGTCGATAATGCGAAGAACGCTGATACAACAACAGCagcggcaacaacaacaacaacaacaacaacaactgttGGTGATGACGAGCTTAAGAAGTGGGATGAGGATTTTGTCAAAGTTGACCAAAATACCCTTTTTGATCTCATCTTG GCTGCTAATTATCTGAATATCAAGAAGTTGCTGGACTTGACCTGTCAAACAGTGGCGGACATGATCAAAGGGAAGACACCAGAGGAAATCAGAAAGACATTCAACATTAAAAACGACTTCACtccggaagaagaagaagaaattagAAGGGAGAACCAGTGGGCCTTTGAATGA